A region of Thiofilum sp. DNA encodes the following proteins:
- a CDS encoding type II toxin-antitoxin system Phd/YefM family antitoxin gives MQENTWQLQDAKSKFSQLVDSAMRHQPQIVTKHGNNAVVIISFEDYIKLTKPKDNLITFLRNSPLMEADLEITRTKDNPRDIEL, from the coding sequence ATGCAAGAAAATACATGGCAACTTCAAGACGCAAAGAGCAAATTTAGCCAATTAGTCGACAGCGCCATGCGTCACCAGCCCCAGATCGTTACTAAGCACGGTAATAACGCTGTGGTGATTATCTCTTTTGAAGACTATATCAAACTGACTAAGCCCAAAGATAACTTGATTACCTTCCTCAGAAACTCGCCACTTATGGAAGCTGACCTTGAGATAACCAGAACCAAAGATAATCCAAGAGATATTGAGCTATGA
- a CDS encoding restriction endonuclease, whose translation MEKSPMDVSYHYPPEVFSLLVDTIPLLCKSKQDVILFLKGSGVSNSDLHDLEHRVKTDRQNINKYEIVRTCLQRINQKGDSEIRTRRELIKRVVEIEEFSCCWEGDRLKAKGLVSEIRKIVNIKDTFTKINQERAREKDQQAQASKIQIEKEKEKVRKESIQKIKSDLFYLFSLDNEPHKRGKLLEKVLNDLFKSFEILIKEDFKRAIPNQSTTMEQIDGVIELDGNIYLVEMKWIQEAVGIETIAQHLVRLFNRGDTKAIFIAANGFKETAIAQCREVLSQKTIVLCSLEEIVMLLERSADLKSFLKRKITGTTLYKEPFFKVEI comes from the coding sequence ATGGAAAAATCACCAATGGATGTAAGCTATCATTATCCTCCCGAAGTTTTTTCCTTATTAGTGGATACAATCCCACTACTATGCAAGTCAAAACAAGATGTAATACTATTTTTAAAAGGGTCAGGTGTATCAAATAGCGACCTACACGATCTTGAGCATCGAGTTAAAACTGATCGTCAAAACATCAATAAGTACGAAATAGTCAGGACTTGCCTGCAACGCATAAATCAAAAAGGTGACTCTGAAATACGTACTAGAAGAGAACTAATAAAGAGAGTAGTGGAAATCGAAGAGTTTTCATGCTGTTGGGAAGGGGATCGACTAAAAGCAAAAGGTTTAGTTTCAGAAATTAGAAAAATAGTTAACATCAAAGACACATTCACTAAAATTAATCAAGAAAGGGCTAGGGAAAAAGACCAGCAGGCACAAGCATCAAAAATCCAAATAGAAAAAGAAAAAGAAAAAGTAAGAAAAGAAAGCATCCAAAAGATAAAATCTGACCTATTTTATCTCTTTTCACTTGATAATGAACCTCATAAAAGGGGCAAGTTACTTGAGAAAGTATTGAATGATCTATTCAAATCTTTTGAAATTTTAATAAAAGAAGATTTTAAGAGAGCTATCCCAAATCAATCGACAACAATGGAACAAATAGATGGGGTTATTGAGCTTGATGGTAATATTTATCTCGTTGAAATGAAATGGATTCAAGAAGCTGTTGGGATCGAGACTATAGCGCAACATCTAGTGAGATTATTCAATCGTGGTGATACAAAAGCAATTTTTATTGCTGCCAACGGATTTAAAGAAACTGCAATTGCTCAATGCCGAGAAGTACTCTCACAAAAGACTATAGTTCTATGCTCATTAGAAGAAATAGTCATGCTTCTTGAAAGGAGCGCTGATTTAAAAAGCTTTTTAAAGAGAAAAATTACTGGAACAACATTATATAAAGAACCTTTTTTTAAGGTTGAAATATAA
- the lspA gene encoding signal peptidase II: MRNLASSERSTVGMLHWLWLAAVVIAIDQLTKWMAESNLLEGQPVPILPHLNMTLAYNKGAAFGFLANHEGWQIWLFAALAVIVSVVIVRWLHKLPSDRPWVASSLALILGGAVGNFIDRILHGKVVDFIDVYFDIPFWMQNYHFATFNVADIAITVGAAMMIFIGLFASHQLEG; the protein is encoded by the coding sequence ATGCGTAATTTAGCTTCAAGCGAACGCTCAACAGTGGGTATGTTGCACTGGTTATGGTTGGCGGCAGTAGTAATTGCCATCGACCAACTCACTAAATGGATGGCTGAGTCGAATCTATTAGAAGGGCAACCGGTTCCTATTTTGCCCCATCTCAATATGACCTTGGCTTATAACAAGGGCGCTGCCTTTGGCTTTTTGGCTAATCACGAGGGCTGGCAAATTTGGCTATTTGCCGCATTAGCGGTGATTGTAAGCGTGGTTATTGTGCGCTGGTTGCATAAATTGCCTTCAGATCGCCCTTGGGTGGCGAGTTCATTAGCCTTAATTCTAGGCGGTGCGGTCGGTAATTTTATTGATCGTATTCTGCATGGCAAAGTGGTGGATTTTATTGATGTGTATTTTGACATTCCGTTTTGGATGCAGAATTATCATTTTGCCACCTTCAATGTGGCGGATATAGCGATTACGGTCGGTGCAGCGATGATGATTTTTATTGGGCTATTCGCTTCGCATCAATTGGAAGGTTAG
- the ileS gene encoding isoleucine--tRNA ligase, which translates to MTDYKHTLNLPTTSFPMRGDLAKREPAMLKDWAERQLYQKLRTLAVGRPPFVLHDGPPYANGIIHIGHAVNKILKDIIVKSRTLAGYDSPYVPGWDCHGLPIEKKVEDTIGRAGVVVDPFTFRKACREFAKEQIDLQRKDFMRLGVMGDWDNPYLTMNFGTEANIVRALGKIVANGHVYKGFKPVHWCTDCGSALAEAEVEYQDKYSYSIDVRFGVADEAELLRRVPQANGHGLASVVIWTTTPWTLPANEAVALNSELDYVVIDTGSERLIVAEGLAEAVTKRAKLENVTVLATFKGQVLEGLKLKHPFYERQVPVILGEHVTLEAGTGAVHTAPAHGQEDFVVGKLYGLPVNNPVGGDGNFLPSVQYFAGESVHKVGAHVLEVLKEHQTLLAQGKLNHSYPHCWRHKTPLIFRATPQWFISMDKQGLRAKALNAIQNEVQWVPEWGQARIEGMIANRPDWCISRQRTWGVPITLFIHKETGELHPRTEMLFEEVAQRIEQAGIDAWFALDKAELLGADAEHYDKTTDTLDVWFDSGTTHYSILESNPKLGFPAAMYLEGSDQHRGWFHSSLLTSIAMNGCAPYQAVLTHGFTVDQNGEKMSKSKGNIVAPQEVTDTLGADILRLWVASTDYSGEMSVSKSILDRTTDAYRRIRNTSRFLLANLNDFDPAHDIVPTAHLLPLDRWALDQAYQVQERITKAYSDYQFHKVVQEIQNFCTQEMGSLFLDITKDRQYTMQAKSLGRRSAQTAAYHILQAMVRWLYPILSFTGEEIWQALPQHNAPESVVLTTWYEGLAPLDSSSALTPEDWTQVLALREAVSKQLELLRVAGHIGAGLAAEVDIYADLESNSAIATMDKAQELSFIFITSATHLKPYAAKPEDAVDLGNGIAIRAYPSPYTKCERCWHYCEDVGSHTEHPHLCGRCIENIEGAGEQRHYA; encoded by the coding sequence CCTATGCGTGGCGATCTTGCGAAACGCGAACCCGCTATGTTGAAAGATTGGGCTGAACGTCAGCTCTATCAAAAGTTGCGTACTTTAGCGGTCGGGCGTCCCCCATTTGTTTTACACGATGGTCCACCCTATGCCAATGGCATTATTCATATCGGTCATGCAGTCAATAAAATTCTCAAAGATATTATTGTTAAGTCTAGAACATTAGCGGGCTATGATTCTCCCTATGTGCCCGGCTGGGACTGTCACGGTTTACCTATTGAAAAGAAAGTAGAGGATACTATTGGGCGTGCGGGTGTGGTGGTAGACCCGTTTACTTTCCGTAAGGCGTGCCGTGAGTTTGCTAAAGAGCAGATTGATCTTCAGCGTAAAGATTTTATGCGTTTAGGCGTGATGGGTGATTGGGATAATCCCTATCTAACCATGAATTTTGGTACTGAAGCGAATATTGTACGGGCTTTGGGCAAGATCGTAGCCAATGGGCATGTGTATAAAGGCTTTAAACCTGTGCATTGGTGTACTGATTGTGGTTCGGCTTTAGCCGAGGCCGAAGTGGAGTATCAAGATAAGTACTCTTACTCGATTGATGTACGCTTTGGTGTGGCGGATGAAGCTGAACTGTTACGACGTGTGCCGCAAGCCAACGGTCACGGATTAGCCTCGGTCGTTATTTGGACCACCACTCCTTGGACGCTACCTGCGAATGAAGCGGTCGCACTCAATAGTGAACTAGATTATGTAGTAATAGACACAGGGTCAGAGCGTTTAATTGTCGCCGAGGGTTTAGCTGAAGCAGTGACCAAACGCGCGAAACTAGAAAATGTCACGGTGCTGGCTACATTTAAAGGTCAAGTACTCGAAGGTCTAAAGCTCAAGCATCCTTTTTATGAGCGTCAAGTACCGGTGATTTTAGGCGAACATGTGACTCTAGAGGCAGGTACGGGTGCAGTACATACCGCTCCTGCACATGGTCAAGAGGACTTTGTGGTAGGGAAATTGTATGGCTTACCAGTGAATAATCCGGTCGGGGGCGATGGTAATTTCTTACCTTCGGTGCAGTATTTTGCGGGTGAGTCGGTACATAAAGTCGGTGCACATGTGCTCGAAGTACTCAAAGAGCACCAGACCTTATTGGCTCAAGGTAAACTCAATCATAGCTATCCCCATTGCTGGCGGCATAAAACGCCACTGATTTTCCGTGCCACACCGCAATGGTTTATCAGCATGGATAAACAAGGCTTACGTGCCAAAGCTTTAAATGCTATCCAAAATGAAGTGCAATGGGTTCCCGAATGGGGTCAAGCACGCATTGAAGGCATGATTGCTAACCGTCCTGATTGGTGTATCTCACGCCAGCGTACTTGGGGTGTGCCGATTACTTTATTTATTCATAAAGAAACGGGCGAACTACATCCACGTACTGAGATGCTGTTTGAAGAAGTGGCTCAACGTATTGAGCAAGCGGGTATTGACGCATGGTTTGCTTTAGATAAAGCCGAATTACTCGGTGCTGATGCTGAGCACTATGACAAAACCACGGATACCTTAGACGTGTGGTTTGACTCCGGTACGACTCATTACTCTATTTTAGAATCGAATCCTAAGCTTGGTTTTCCGGCTGCTATGTATTTAGAAGGATCGGATCAGCATCGGGGTTGGTTCCATTCTTCGCTCTTGACCTCGATTGCTATGAATGGGTGCGCACCCTATCAAGCAGTTCTCACGCATGGTTTTACCGTGGATCAAAACGGCGAGAAAATGTCTAAGTCCAAAGGGAATATCGTTGCTCCCCAAGAAGTAACCGATACCTTAGGGGCGGATATTCTAAGGCTTTGGGTAGCGAGTACTGACTATAGTGGTGAGATGAGCGTGTCTAAGTCTATCTTAGATCGGACTACCGATGCTTATCGCCGTATTCGCAATACTTCGCGCTTTTTACTAGCCAACTTAAATGATTTTGATCCCGCACACGATATTGTACCAACAGCGCACCTGTTGCCTTTAGATCGTTGGGCGCTAGATCAAGCCTATCAAGTACAAGAGCGTATTACCAAGGCTTACAGCGATTACCAATTCCATAAGGTGGTACAAGAAATACAGAACTTCTGTACTCAGGAAATGGGTAGTTTATTCCTTGATATTACTAAAGATCGCCAATACACCATGCAGGCTAAAAGCCTAGGACGACGCTCGGCACAGACTGCTGCTTACCATATTCTGCAAGCAATGGTGCGCTGGTTATATCCGATCTTAAGTTTTACGGGTGAGGAAATTTGGCAAGCGTTACCCCAGCATAATGCACCTGAATCGGTAGTGTTGACGACTTGGTATGAAGGCTTAGCGCCACTCGATAGTAGCAGTGCATTGACGCCTGAGGATTGGACGCAAGTGTTGGCATTACGTGAGGCGGTTTCTAAGCAATTAGAACTATTGCGCGTAGCGGGGCATATTGGTGCAGGCTTAGCGGCTGAGGTCGATATTTATGCAGATCTTGAATCCAATAGTGCTATTGCTACGATGGATAAAGCGCAAGAGCTAAGCTTTATTTTTATCACCTCGGCAACACATTTAAAACCCTATGCAGCCAAGCCAGAAGATGCGGTCGATTTAGGGAATGGTATCGCGATTCGGGCTTATCCCTCACCTTATACCAAATGTGAGCGCTGTTGGCATTACTGTGAGGATGTAGGGTCACATACTGAGCATCCACATTTATGTGGGCGTTGTATTGAGAATATTGAGGGCGCAGGAGAGCAGCGTCACTATGCGTAA
- a CDS encoding non-heme iron oxygenase ferredoxin subunit, with protein sequence MNQTSLILDGGLATDIPVGKTKRLKHDKGAVLLCNVNGTFYAVDDRCTHEDASLYLGCLKGERVHCSLHGGEFCVKTGAPLREPAEIALQTYAVMLDEGRVRVVLV encoded by the coding sequence ATGAACCAAACCTCTTTAATCCTTGATGGTGGTCTTGCGACCGATATTCCGGTGGGGAAAACTAAGCGTCTGAAACATGATAAAGGGGCTGTATTGCTTTGCAATGTTAATGGCACTTTTTATGCGGTAGATGATCGCTGTACGCATGAGGATGCGTCGTTGTATTTGGGGTGTTTAAAGGGTGAGCGGGTGCATTGTTCTTTGCATGGGGGCGAGTTTTGCGTGAAAACGGGAGCACCTTTAAGAGAGCCTGCTGAAATTGCGCTACAAACTTATGCTGTTATGCTTGATGAAGGACGGGTTAGGGTTGTATTGGTGTAA
- a CDS encoding type II toxin-antitoxin system VapC family toxin, whose translation MKYLLDTCVISEIVKKEPNKNVLAWLAAQDEDSLYLSILTFGEIQKGIEKSSDLTRKKKLKLWVEEDLKQRFEGRILPINLKVVTLWGSIQGMAELAGKMMATMDGLIAVSGLANNCIVVTRNISDMEQSTAELLNPWEYEG comes from the coding sequence ATGAAATATCTCTTGGATACCTGCGTTATTTCTGAAATCGTTAAAAAAGAACCTAATAAAAACGTATTAGCATGGTTAGCAGCTCAAGACGAGGATAGCTTATATCTGAGTATCCTAACCTTTGGCGAAATACAAAAAGGCATTGAAAAATCATCCGATCTCACCAGAAAGAAAAAATTAAAATTATGGGTCGAAGAAGATTTGAAACAACGTTTTGAAGGTCGAATACTCCCCATCAATTTAAAAGTCGTGACACTATGGGGTTCTATTCAAGGAATGGCTGAACTGGCTGGTAAAATGATGGCGACTATGGATGGACTCATAGCTGTATCAGGGCTAGCCAATAACTGCATTGTAGTGACTCGAAATATATCCGATATGGAGCAAAGCACCGCCGAGCTATTAAACCCTTGGGAGTATGAAGGTTAA
- a CDS encoding SDR family oxidoreductase — MSALQQAIWIMGCGDIGRRVARLYQNQGIGAIGWVRGADSVTLGQAQGIEMRQGDMDAGSFFPRNAFEGRDIFWFAPPPSSGSVDSRLRRFLLAVQSAPRRIVLISTTGVYGDSKGAWIDENTPAQPNNERSIRRLDAETALRDWMQQYKGDGVILRVPGIYALDRLPLERLKRGEPVVKAEEAPWTNRIHADDLAMIAKVAMEQAPKGAIYNATDGNPSTMTEYFNQIADYAGLPRPPQMSLEEAKQVLSAGMVSYLQESRRIRNDKLLNELGITLQYPNLAAALR; from the coding sequence ATGTCAGCACTCCAACAAGCAATTTGGATTATGGGTTGTGGCGATATAGGTCGCCGTGTCGCTCGCTTATATCAAAATCAGGGTATAGGAGCTATAGGCTGGGTGAGGGGGGCAGATTCAGTCACACTCGGTCAAGCCCAAGGCATTGAAATGCGCCAAGGTGATATGGATGCAGGCAGCTTTTTTCCACGTAATGCGTTTGAAGGGCGTGATATTTTTTGGTTTGCCCCGCCCCCTAGTAGTGGTTCAGTCGATAGCCGTCTGAGGCGCTTTTTACTCGCCGTGCAATCCGCTCCACGACGTATCGTGTTAATCAGCACGACAGGCGTCTATGGGGATTCTAAAGGCGCTTGGATTGACGAAAACACTCCCGCTCAACCCAATAATGAACGCTCAATCCGCCGCCTCGACGCTGAAACCGCTCTACGCGATTGGATGCAACAATATAAGGGTGATGGTGTGATTTTGCGCGTGCCGGGGATTTATGCGCTAGATCGTTTGCCTTTAGAACGCTTAAAACGCGGCGAACCCGTAGTCAAAGCCGAGGAAGCACCTTGGACTAATAGAATTCACGCGGATGATTTAGCCATGATTGCCAAAGTAGCGATGGAGCAAGCACCCAAGGGAGCGATTTATAATGCTACGGACGGCAATCCTTCCACTATGACCGAATACTTTAATCAAATAGCCGATTATGCAGGTTTGCCGCGTCCTCCTCAGATGAGTTTAGAGGAAGCCAAACAAGTATTGAGTGCGGGAATGGTATCGTATTTACAAGAATCGCGGCGCATTCGTAATGACAAGCTATTGAATGAATTAGGTATTACTTTACAGTATCCGAATCTAGCCGCTGCTTTGCGCTAA